A region of Salvelinus alpinus chromosome 24, SLU_Salpinus.1, whole genome shotgun sequence DNA encodes the following proteins:
- the zar1l gene encoding protein ZAR1-like, which produces MEGFMFSPYNFNGYQGCGPMMAPIIQGNPKFKPHTWGKGSIYVPPEALDYLDVCKRAQLKAILSQVNPNLTPRLRKANTKEFGVQVNAQVDAMVQCSLGPKTLFYRERKFPVFSKSPVKCQQSPSATSSLDGKALPSTPVNNVRFSRPLAIYSPVFDRRFFALPVKAQDDSACCEGGEGGGNGVSDEDGGNGVSDEDGEADVTEQKTEDQVRPEIPREDVRKSLHQMPKGFNFQFLEQKYGFFHCSQCNVRWESAYVWCISGTSKVYFKQFCRKCQNGFNPYRVESIQCKVCSQTRCCCEQKERHIDMKRPHRQDLCGRCRGKRISCDTTYSYKYIV; this is translated from the exons ATGGAGGGGTTTATGTTTTCTCCATACAACTTTAATGGCTATCAGGGCTGCGGTCCCATGATGGCGCCTATCATCCAAGGCAACCCGAAGTTCAAGCCTCACACCTGGGGTAAGGGAAGCATCTACGTGCCTCCCGAAGCGCTGGACTATCTTGACGTGTGTAAACGGGCCCAGCTAAAGGCCATCTTGTCTCAGGTGAATCCCAACCTTACCCCTCGTCTCCGGAAGGCAAACACCAAGGAGTTCGGGGTTCAGGTCAACGCCCAGGTCGACGCGATGGTCCAGTGCTCCCTCGGACCCAAGACGCTGTTCTACCGGGAGAGGAAATTTCCAGTATTTTCGAAGTCGCCTGTGAAGTGTCAGCAGAGTCCCTCGGCGACTTCTTCTCTGGACGGGAAAGCGTTGCCGAGCACTCCGGTAAACAACGTGCGCTTCTCGCGACCCCTCGCTATCTACTCTCCGGTGTTTGATCGCAGGTTCTTCGCGCTGCCGGTGAAAGCGCAGGATGACAGCGCGTGctgtgagggaggagaggggggcggCAACGGGGTTAGTGATGAGGATGGCGGAAACGGGGTTAGTGATGAGGATGGCGAGGCCGACGTTACCGAGCAGAAAACGGAGGACCAGGTTAGACCGGAGATCCCGCGTGAGGATGTCAGGAAATCCCTCCACCAGATGCCCAAAGGGTTCAACTTTCAG TTCCTGGAGCAGAAGTATGGTTTCTTTCACTGCAGCCAGTGTAACGTCCGGTGGGAGAGTGCCTATGTGTGGTGCATCTCTGGAACTAGTAAG GTGTACTTCAAGCAGTTCTGTCGTAAGTGCCAGAATGGATTTAACCCCTACAGAGTGGAGTCCATCCAGTGCAAg GTGTGTTCCCAAACCCGGTGCTGCTGTGAGCAGAAGGAGAGGCACATTGACATGAAGAGGCCTCATAGACAGGACCTGTGTGGCCGCTGCCGGGGAAAGAGGATTTCCTGTGACACTACCTATAGCTACAAATACATTGTCTGA
- the LOC139552824 gene encoding NEDD4-binding protein 2-like 1 isoform X1: MVRGRRQSQRRKKLIILRGLPGVGKTKRAKKLCDKYARLGLEAEIFSTDRYHESTNYTKGNFQRNHQRNREDVFKALNRGVDRIIVDNTNISLWEMWPYIHMGMRQGDYYITMMELPKNYISINKLYSRCQGNIPKKKFRSFEARWEDAYNIWHVLNDSYSINRWEQCEEEWNVQ; encoded by the exons ATGGTGAGAGGGAGAAGACAAAGTCAACGCAGGAAGAAACTGATCATCCTTCGAGGTTTGCCAGGAGTTGGAAAGACAAAGAGGGCAAA GAAACTCTGTGATAAATATGCAAGACTTGGACTGGAAGCAGAAATTTTCTCCACTGACAGGTACCATGAAAGTACCAACTACACCAAAGGAAACTTTCAACGCAACCATCAGCGGAATAGAGAGGATG TTTTTAAAGCCTTGAACAGAGGTGTGGATCGGATCATCGTTGACAACACAAACATTTCTCTTTGGGAGATGTGGCCCTATATCCACAtg GGGATGCGTCAGGGTGACTATTACATCACTATGATGGAGCTGCCTAAGAACTATATCTCCATCAACAAGCTGTACAG CAGGTGTCAAGGTAACATCCCCAAGAAGAAGTTCAGGTCCTTTGAGGCTCGCTGGGAAGACGCTTACAACATCTGGCATGTACTTAACGACAGCTACTCCATAAACCGCTGGGAGCAATGCGAAGAGGAATGGAAcgtccagtga
- the LOC139552824 gene encoding NEDD4-binding protein 2-like 1 isoform X2 has protein sequence MVRGRRQSQRRKKLIILRGLPGVGKTKRAKKLCDKYARLGLEAEIFSTDRYHESTNYTKGNFQRNHQRNREDVFKALNRGVDRIIVDNTNISLWEMWPYIHMGMRQGDYYITMMELPKNYISINKLYRCQGNIPKKKFRSFEARWEDAYNIWHVLNDSYSINRWEQCEEEWNVQ, from the exons ATGGTGAGAGGGAGAAGACAAAGTCAACGCAGGAAGAAACTGATCATCCTTCGAGGTTTGCCAGGAGTTGGAAAGACAAAGAGGGCAAA GAAACTCTGTGATAAATATGCAAGACTTGGACTGGAAGCAGAAATTTTCTCCACTGACAGGTACCATGAAAGTACCAACTACACCAAAGGAAACTTTCAACGCAACCATCAGCGGAATAGAGAGGATG TTTTTAAAGCCTTGAACAGAGGTGTGGATCGGATCATCGTTGACAACACAAACATTTCTCTTTGGGAGATGTGGCCCTATATCCACAtg GGGATGCGTCAGGGTGACTATTACATCACTATGATGGAGCTGCCTAAGAACTATATCTCCATCAACAAGCTGTACAG GTGTCAAGGTAACATCCCCAAGAAGAAGTTCAGGTCCTTTGAGGCTCGCTGGGAAGACGCTTACAACATCTGGCATGTACTTAACGACAGCTACTCCATAAACCGCTGGGAGCAATGCGAAGAGGAATGGAAcgtccagtga